One Cheilinus undulatus linkage group 22, ASM1832078v1, whole genome shotgun sequence DNA window includes the following coding sequences:
- the si:dkey-185m8.2 gene encoding trichohyalin, which produces MDTTDENSRTVINTNSDYPVRRTEEVLLPVITDESQLAAMDSHHPPTQHSLPSSPALPELRLVLLGRKGTGKSAAGNTILGGAGGFESGKPTEECVKRRADVAGRKVTVVDTPGWEWYYPLNSTPNWVRRETLRSVSLCPPGPHAVLLVVRACASVTEDYIREIEEHLEPLGKGVWEHTMLLFTRGDELGLASMEQRILMSGTALKGLLQKCGNRYHVVDNRSKGDGTQVTELIRKLEDMVVKKTDGSSHLEMDNSALLGLEADGKRRGRERRKKQRQMEEQVQKGTIKAALMSDGLQGSELDAHQSFSKAPRRLPEVRLVLLGERETGKSSAGNTILGKMDTFQTGAVTEECNRQQAEVAIRSVTVVDTPGWEGGIAGATPERVKREIVNSVALCPPGPHAMLLTLRVDTLVTAGHVREHLELFGEGVWRHIILLFTHGDQLREGVDIEQHIQGGGRDLQWLLEKCRRRYHVISSLAGGGGGSSTVADLLQKVEKMAAMNRCEAFSGLVQEVRDLSWQRNEKFNQRLKEMGDKMQRQEIELKNMREREMKSIRWIFDRKKKVKSPGKADIQKEEEEEEDDRRVGARRSDIVDLEERMRWLTEDKEREIQDLSIENERIRAALNQSRKERDKGLLNLELKEREIEELQERLEEQQIKLLNLECAAVESEHEKTQMERSINAKKQEWMSQMKKLEELREKEQEEWMGKVECLRAEMDKSKRQFEEVLERKAQEKSKEMAEQDEKLKSEMNIKLLEKDKEQEELKKKFLDGEAEYERTMQMKIKEMKQQHENEMHEKEEQIKALNLQQQEEIEELRQRLDKIKVEQREENDRKLKDNAENAERVKKKHEKEIREMTQEKEREIAEMEQKYLNQIEEKTKENEKEKEMILLNYEKDVAEKVQEKDRDIDVLKVQHQDEVARKINEMQRQMEAKEAEHKENFDKIVKEKMEVVEKVQKEHIDQIRNMEEERLREIKELKEQFAEEIEKQKQEKQIEMRDLELKFAAEIKEKGLEIEKEKEKYILEKIQEKDRQEEELKQHDEEIKAIKQESEKEKEKIARNLEKEMERRVDEKESEIETLKVNVREMEEKLLQKEEKEINHLKEKKEMEQKLQERQKEVEVMKDQFEELEKQLHQTIEEKERDHLSYKKQMEQKVEEKERMVENLKQHMKDIDEILQRKEEERGEIILNQKREAEKRLQDREQEMEEMRRQLLNDMERKVQEKESEIESLKQQADLRETRWREGQKKKEEEGQKETNRLLEIIETKTTEVTQVQRLLSEKDREIEKTCANYLKEINDMKESNESQTASLMETQEEEIKKNSEMTEKLKEKDKELDQLRQSDQDNEKEIVQLRLTIEQTKSELKELTNKMEKEMTSMIQEYEKEIALRNESVEAITKEKDGAMSRLEEESRQRVLKVTEKFEESRREVEELQKQNEKMRKETDNLKLKCEELKKENEEEVRKHLKEYEHVKNREDEIESILKVRDVEVRELKEANNELRVKMDEAERRLKQSIEMQRLKNDEIDEKIWQREKDVGEREQVLIRNQEELTKRGEELQVKMDEAERRLKQSIEMQRLKNTEIEEKILQREKDVGEREQVLNRNEEELIKRGQELNAKERKLLERLGNLECKEQELFEQKTNLEKQQRAQEDNEKLTNMKAQTIENKYKELDSLLRALEGKQRELSTHGQDLQKKVKGLKDHGKELKDREYYLKNEEQELLNWKSELHMQNEHVTSTTQQLDEMGRDLAFLKEELHNKERNLKASFEKLTKWEENLKEREDMLNKRDLENGLEAVESSEKLLSVYGEVSKEKGRGGGENMKDREDQRMKTAASSAKSNNCHLEPLKDLDTAKEKEEIRGKELKTWKNKGKDSLERAEVISDYQFLSNNKASPGVGMRVLVLGESWSPRFPSGVSILCGEKPKLDGPTFRSWEGQIAGRHLAVVEPLHLKWRDGSQPTDSVQRKNILDSVFWCHPGPHVIILLMPAFLTCTTKYKTAVEEHMALVGEEIWQRTMVLFTWGESLGESIEQHILRNGELKKLVERCGGRYHMITSRRSNQMIEGLFKKIEDIVSVNSREKLEV; this is translated from the exons ATGGACACGACTGATGAGAACAGCAGGACTGTGATCAACACCAACAGCG ATTATCCAGTACGGCGCACTGAGGAAGTTCTACTCCCTGTCATCACAGATGAAAGCCAGCTGGCTGCCATGGACTCTCATCATCCTCCAACCCAACACAGTCTCCCATCTTCACCTGCTCTCCCAGAACTTCGACTGGTCCTTCTGGGTCGGAAAGGAACTGGAAAAAGTGCAGCTGGCAACACCATTCTGGGAGGAGCAGGAGGGTTTGAGAGCGGGAAGCCCACGGAGGAATGTGTGAAAAGGCGAGCAGATGTGGCAGGGAGGAAAGTCACAGTGGTGGATACTCCAGGATGGGAGTGGTACTACCCGCTCAACAGCACCCCCAACTGGGTGAGAAGGGAAACTTTAAGGAGTGTGTCGCTCTGTCCTCCTGGTCCTCACGCTGTGCTTCTGGTCGTGCGAGCATGTGCTTCAGTAACAGAGGACTACATCAGGGAGATAGAGGAGCACCTAGAACCGCTAGGAAAAGGAGTCTGGGAGCATACGATGCTCCTGTTCACGAGGGGAGATGAACTTGGACTGGCGTCCATGGAGCAAAGAATCCTCATGAGTGGCACAGCACTGAAGGGACTCCTCCAAAAGTGCGGGAACAGATACCACGTTGTGGATAATCGAAGCAAAGGCGATGGAACCCAAGTTACAGAGCTGATAAGAAAGCTGGAGGACATGGTGGTGAAGAAGACGGATGGGAGCAGTCATTTAGAGATGGATAACTCAGCTCTGTTGGGACTGGAGGCAGACGGGAAAAGGAGAGGaagggagaggaggaagaaacaGAGGCAGATGGAGGAGCAGGTGCAAAAAGGGACCATCAAAGCTGCTCTAATGA GTGATGGTCTTCAAGGCTCTGAACTGGACGCCCATCAGTCCTTCTCCAAGGCTCCCCGACGTCTACCAGAGGTCAGGCTGGTTCTCCTTGGTGAGCGGGAAACAGGGAAGAGTTCTGCTGGGAACACCATCCTGGGCAAAATGGACACTTTTCAGACAGGAGCGGTGACAGAGGAGTGCAACCGTCAGCAGGCGGAGGTGGCAATACGGTCGGTGACGGTGGTGGATACTCCAGGCTGGGAGGGAGGAATAGCCGGGGCCACACCTGAGAGGGTGAAGAGGGAAATCGTCAACAGTGTGGCTTTGTGTCCTCCAGGACCTCATGCTATGTTGTTGACTCTGAGGGTGGATACCTTGGTGACGGCGGGGCATGTAAGAGAACATCTGGAGCTTTTTGGGGAGGGAGTATGGAGACACATCATATTGTTGTTCACCCATGGAGATCAGCTTCGAGAAGGGGTGGATATCGAGCAGCACATCCAGGGAGGAGGCAGGGACCTCCAGTGGCTGCTGGAGAAGTGCAGGAGAAGATACCACGTCATTAGCAGCTTAGCCGGCGGAGGAGGAGGCTCTAGCACAGTGGCAGATCTCCTGCAAAAGGTGGAAAAGATGGCTGCCATGAACCGGTGTGAGGCTTTCTCTGGCTTAGTACAAGAGGTCAGGGATCTGAGCTGGCAAAGGAATGAGAAGTTCAACCAGCGCTTGAAGGAGATGGGAGATAAAATGCAACGTCAGGAGATCGAGTTGAAAAACATGCGGGAGAGGGAGATGAAAAGCATCAGATGGATCTTTGACCGGAAGAAGAAGGTGAAATCACCTGGGAAAGCTGACATTcaaaaggaggaagaagaggaggaggatgacagGAGGGTTGGTGCAAGACGGAGCGATATCGTGGATCTAGAGGAAAGGATGCGATGGCTTACGGAGGATAAGGAAAGGGAAATCCAGGATCTGAGTATAGAGAATGAAAGAATCCGTGCAGCTCTAAACCAAAGCAGGAAAGAAAGAGACAAGGGGCTGCTGAACCTAGAActaaaagaaagagaaattgAAGAGCTGCAAGAAAGACTAGAAGAGCAGCAAATAAAGCTGCTCAATCTTGAATGTGCTGCTGTCGAAAGCGAACACGAGAAAACCCAAATGGAGAGAAGCATTAACGCAAAAAAACAAGAGTGGATGAGTCAGATGAAGAAACTGGAAGAGCTGCGGGAGAAAGAGCAAGAAGAGTGGATGGGAAAAGTTGAGTGTTTAAGAGCAGAAATGGACAAGAGTAAAAGGCAGTTTGAGGAGGTTTTGGAGAGAAAAGCACAAGAAAAAAGCAAGGAGATGGCAGAGCAggatgaaaaactgaaatcagaGATGAACATTAAGCTGCTGGAAAAAGACAAAGAGCAGGAAGAACTGAAGAAGAAGTTCCTTGACGGTGAAGCAGAATATGAAAGAACTATGCAGATGAAAATTAAAGAGATGAAACAGCAACATGAGAACGAGATGCATGAGAAAGAAGAGCAGATTAAGGCTTTAAATCTGCAACAACAAGAGGAGATAGAAGAACTACGGCAACGGTTGGACAAAATCAAAGTTGAACAGCGAGAGGAAAATGACAGAAAGCTGAAAGACAatgctgaaaatgcagaaagagtcaaaaagaaacatgaaaaagaaataagggaGATGAcacaagaaaaagagagagagatagcaGAGATGGAACAAAAGTATCTCAACCaaatagaggaaaaaacaaaggaaaatgaaaaagagaaggaaatgATCCTTCTCAATTACGagaaagatgttgcagaaaaggtgcaagagaaagacagagacatAGACGTTCTTAAAGTGCAGCATCAAGatgaagtggcaagaaaaataaatgaaatgcaaaGACAAATGGAGGCCAAGGAAGCTGAACACAAggaaaattttgacaaaatagTGAAAGAAAAGATGGAAGTTGTTGAAAAGGTCCAAAAAGAGCACATCGATCAAATAAGAAACATGGAAGAAGAAAGACTAAGAGAGATTAAAGAGCTGAAAGAGCAGTTTGCAGAAGAGATTGAGAAACAGAAGCAAGAAAAGCAAATAGAGATGAGGGATTTAGAGTTAAAGTTTGCTGcagagataaaagaaaaagggCTAGAAAttgaaaaggagaaagaaaaatacattttggagAAGATACAGGAAAAGGATAGGCAGGAAGAAGAGTTGAAACAACACGATGAAGAAATTAAGGCTATAAAGCAAGAaagtgagaaagagaaagaaaagattgCAAGGAACCTTGAGAAAGAGATGGAGAGGAGAGTTGATGAAAAAGAGAGTGAGATAGAGACACTCAAAGTGAATGTTAGAGAGATGGAAGAAAAGCTGCTacaaaaggaggagaaagaaatcaatcatttaaaagaaaagaaagaaatggagcaaaaattacaggaaagacagaaagaagtAGAAGTAATGAAAGATCAGTTTGAAGAGCTAGAGAAGCAACTGCATCAGACGattgaggaaaaagaaagagatcATTTGAGTTACAAAAAGCAGATGGAGCagaaagtagaagaaaaagaaagaatggTGGAAAATTTGAAACAACACATGAAGGATATTGATGAaatcctgcaaagaaaagaagaagagagaggagagattaTTCTAAATCaaaagagagaggcagaaaaacGACTGCAAGATAGAGAACAAGAGATGGAAGAGATGAGACGGCAGCTTTTGAATGACATGGAGAGGAAAGTTCAAGAAAAGGAAAGTGAAATTGAAAGTCTTAAACAACAGGCAGACCTAAGGGAAACAAGATGGAGGGAAGGgcagaagaagaaggaagaggAAGGACAAAAAGAGACGAATAGATTGCTGGAAATCATCGAGACAAAAACCACAGAGGTAACACAAGTGCAACGTCTTCTctcagagaaagacagagagatcGAAAAGACATGTGCAAACTATTTGAAAGAAATCAACGACATGAAAGAAAGTAATGAAAGCCAAACGGCAAGTTTGATGGAGacacaagaagaagaaattaaaaagaattCTGAGATGACTGAGAAActcaaagagaaagacaaagaacTCGACCAACTCAGGCAGAGCGATCAAGACAACGAGAAAGAGATTGTCCAACTGAGGCTAACAATTGAGCAAACAAAGTCGGAGCTGAAGGAGCTGACGAacaagatggagaaagagatgaCGAGCATGATTCAAGAGTACGAAAAGGAGATCGCACTGAGGAACGAGAGCGTAGAAGCCATTACGAAGGAGAAAGATGGTGCTATGAGTCGTCTGGAGGAAGAGAGTCGGCAAAGAGTTTTGAAAGTCACAGAGAAATTCGAGGAGAGCCGGAGGGAAGTTGAAGAGCTACAGAAGCAAAATGAAAAGATgagaaaagagacagacaaTCTAAAATTAAAGTGTGAGGAGCTAAAGAAGGAGAATGAAGAGGAAGTTCGAAAGCATCTCAAGGAGTATGAACATGTTAAGAACAGAGAAGATGAAATTGAAAGCATTCTTAAAGTGAGAGATGTAGAGGTCAGGGAGTTGAAAGAAGCAAACAATGAACTACGAGTCAAGATGGATGAGGCAGAAAGGAGACTGAAGCAATCAATCGAGATGCAAAGATTGAAGAATGACGAGATTGatgagaagatctggcaaagagaaaaagatgtCGGAGAAAGAGAGCAAGTTCTGATTCGAAACCAAGAGGAGCTTACCAAAAGAGGAGAAGAACTACAAGTCAAGATGGATGAGGCAGAAAGGAGACTGAAGCAATCAATCGAGATGCAAAGATTGAAGAATACTGAGATTGAAGAGAAGATCTTgcaaagagagaaagatgtCGGAGAAAGAGAGCAAGTTCTGAATCGAAACGAAGAGGAGCTTATCAAAAGAGGTCAAGAACTCAATGCAAAAGAGAGAAAGCTTCTTGAACGACTTGGAAATTTGGAGTGCAAGGAGCAAGAACTCTTTGAACAGAAGACAAATCTAGAAAAGCAACAGAGGGCCCAAGAAGACAATGAGAAACTCACAAACATGAAGGCGCAAACTATCGAGAACAAGTACAAGGAGCTAGACAGCCTCCTCAGAGCTCTGGAAGGCAAACAGAGAGAGTTAAGTACTCACGGTCAAGATCTTCAGAAGAAGGTAAAAGGACTGAAAGATCATGGGAAAGAGCTGAAAGATAGGGAGTACTACTTAAAAAATGAGGAGCAGGAGTTGCTCAACTGGAAGTCTGAGTTGCACATGCAAAACGAGCATGTGACCTCGACCACACAACAGCTGGATGAGATGGGGAGAGACTTGGCTTTCCTGAAGGAAGAACTCCACAACAAGGAGAGAAATCTGAAGGCTTCATTTGAAAAACTGACCAAATGGGAAGAGAATCTTAAAGAACGAGAAGACATGTTGAACAAAAGAGATTTAGAGAATGGACTAGAAGCCGTTGAGAGCTCAGAGAAGTTGCTTTCAGTGTATGGAGAGGTCAGTAAAGAAAAGGGAAGAGGAGGGGGCGAAAACATGAAAGATAGGGAGGATCAGAGGATGAAAACTGcagcatcatctgcaaaaagcaatAACTGTCACCTTGAACCCCTGAAAGATTTAGACACAGCGAAGGAAAAGGAAGAGATAAGGGGGAAAGAATTGAAGACATGGAAGAATAAAGGCAAAGACAGCCTGGAAAGGGCAGAGGTCATTAGTGATTACCAGTTTTTATCAAACAACAAAGCATCTCCTGGGGTGGGTATGAGGGTGTTGGTGTTAGGAGAGTCCTGGTCCCCTCGCTTCCCATCCGGAGTCAGCATCCTGTGTGGGGAGAAGCCAAAACTGGACGGACCTACCTTCAGATCTTGGGAAGGTCAGATAGCTGGACGTCACCTTGCTGTCGTAGAACCACTACATCTAAAGTGGCGCGACGGATCACAACCAACAGACTCAGTTCAAAGGAAAAACATTCTTGACAGCGTCTTCTGGTGTCACCCAGGACCTCACGTCATCATTCTGCTAATGCCGGCCTTCTTGACGTGCACAACGAAATACAAGACAGCAGTGGAAGAGCACATGGCTTTGGTGGGAGAGGAAATCTGGCAGCGTACGATGGTTCTGTTCACATGGGGGGAATCTTTAGGGGAGAGCATAGAGCAGCACATCCTGAGAAACGGTGAACTGAAAAAGCTTGTAGAGAGATGTGGGGGGAGGTATCACATGATTACCAGCAGGAGAAGCAACCAAATGATTGAGGGATTGTTTAAGAAAATTGAAGATATTGTCAGTGTTAACAGCAGGGAGAAACTTGAGGTGTAG